The nucleotide sequence AAGTGAGCGGCCGCGGCGACGAGCGACTTGCCCGTGCCAGTGGGGGTGCTCAGGATCACGCTGGACCCCGACACGAGTTCGATCAGCGCTTCATCCTGCGCGGGGTAGAGCGCAAGGCCGCGCGACTCGGACCACTCGGCGAAGTCGCTGTAGACCTGGTCGGCGTCGAACTCGCCGTCGCCCTTCGTGTCGTTCGGACCGTAGTACTGGCCGAGGAGGGCGGCGAGAGGGGCGTCAGGCATGGTGCGTCTAGCCTGCCGTAGTTCTGGGCTCGCTGCTGGCGGGGCGGGGCGCGGGCCGGCCGCCCCCTTGTACCGCTTCCCCCGTGAGTGGCAAGAATCAGCTGATGCTGGACGCTGGCACCAGCAGATTCTTGCCACTCGCGGGGGTGTTGCGGCGGCTTAACGGAGGATGCGCCCCGTCGACGAGCGTGGGCTCGGACTGGGGCGCATCGCACGTCCCGTGCAGGGGCCGAGCGGAATCGGATCAGGTGACTGCCGCGCAACCGGTGAACGTTGTGTGGACGTGTTGCCTCGGTAACCAGCCGAGAGCGATATCAATCTATATGCCCTTGAATCGAACCCGGGGGTGATTTCGGGGTGATAGACAAACCGGTTTACAGGATGGGAGTGCCGATCGGGGGACGAATTGCGCGCTTCGGGGCACAGGTTTGTTGCTCAGTGCGCGAAATATACCCGCCACTCACCACGCCGACAAGGCGTTCGTGATTCGGACATCCTTCGCGCCTCCACCCCTCGGCGACCCTCGCAACCCCGAGGATCACCCGCCCGCGATGACCGTCTTCGCGACGGCGACCATGCCGGCCGCTACCCCGATCATGATTCCGACGACGACCACCCGCCTGGACGACGGCACGCCTCGGAAGCGCTCGGCCGCCGCGCCGACCAGGCCGATGCGCGAACAGACCAGGAGCTCGGCGATCGCCGCGCTGACCGGATCGCTCCAGCCGAGCAGGTCTCCGCAGGCCAGGGCCGCGACCGGCGCGAGCGCCGACGTCGCGATGGGAAGCGATGTGCGTGCGGCGTGGAGCGCAGCGTGCACCACCGAGCGGTGCCCGTGGCCCACCCGGTGCGCCAGGAGGTCGGCGAACGAGTGAGCCACGAACGTCGACGCGCCCGCAGCGAGCACGGCGATCGCACCGCGCCGGCTGACGGCGTCGGACGGCGAGAGAGCCAGCAGCGCCGCGAGCACGACGAGGTTCCCGTAGACGTAGGCGGAGAGCCGCGCCGTCGCATCGGCGAAGCGGAGCGGACGACGCGAGAGCAGCCGGGCGAGCCGGGGCGCGATTCTCTCGATCGGCGGCGCCCAGGGCGGTTCGACGAGGGCCCTCGGGTCGAGCGGCCTGTCGACCGGGATCGGGCTTCGAGGGACGACGACCGGGGTCGTCGCGAGGGGCAGGTCGAGGGGAGCGGTGGGTGCGGGCGGCGTCATGCCCCGACGGTAGGGAGCGGGACTGTGCCGTTTCGATGGGCTGTCGGTGTGCAGGCTTTGGCGATCCTGCGCAGCGACCGGACATCTCGTGGGCGGCGAGTCAGAAGCGCAGGATGCCCGTGGTCACCAACTCGCGAACCTGCGGCAGCAGCTCGGCACGAAGGTCTGCCTCGTCGACCTCGAGCAGCTCAGCGAGCGCCCCGACGATCGCGCCGACGCTCAGCTCGCCGTCGCACGCTCCGACGAGGCCCGACAGAGCTGTGCCCGACGGCACGGTGCGGGCGAACCCGCCGCCCTGGCGGAGCTCGATGACGGTGGGGTCGTCGTTGCCCGGCCAGTAGTGGCGCTGCTCGGTGACGTCGCCCGCCACCCGGAGCGTCTGGGCTGCCAGCTGATCGTCGCCGAGGTCGCGAAGGCGGTCGAGGGCGTCGAGAGTGTCGGCCAGGTGAGGGCCGAGGCCCACCTCGGAGCCGCCGAGGGCACCGGTGAGGCGCTCGATCCGCTCGACGGCTGCGGCGTCGGCGCTCGTCGGTCGCCGGAGCGTGATGTAGCCGAAGCCGACCTCGGTGATTCCACGGGCCTCGAAGTCGTCGAGCCAGGCCTCGTACAGTCGCTCGAAGTCGGGGCTGCCGGGGCGGGTGCCTCCGTCGCGGATCCACGTCTCCGCGTAGGTGGGAGCGTCTTGCACCTCTCGCTCGACCACCCAGACGTCGAGCGGCCGGGCACCGCGTCTCACCCAGTCGGCGACCGAGTAGGCGCCGCGACGGCCGTCGCGACCTGTCTCCCAGTTGCCCAGGAGCTGCGCCACGCCGCCCGGGGCGAGGTGCTCGGCGCACCCCGCCACCACCGTCGCCACGAGCGCGTCGCCCACCATGCCGCCGTCGCGGTATTCGTAGGCGGGCACACCCTCGACGCGAGGCGTGATCACGAACGGCGGGTTGGACACGATGTGGTCGAAGGTCTCGCCCCGGACGGGCTCGAAGAGGCTGCCGAGGCGGAAGTCGATGCCGTCGATGAGGTTCAGCTCGGCGTTGAGCCGTGCGAAGGCGAGTGCTCGCTCGGAGATGTCCGTGGCGACGACCTCGCGAGCGTGGCGGGCGGCGTGGAGAGCCTGGATGCCCGACCCCGTGCCCAGGTCGAGGACCCGGTCGACGCGGCGCGGGATCATCAGCCCGCTCAGCGTCGTCGACGCGCCGCCGATACCGAGGACGTGGTCTTCGCGGAGCGGGCCCTGGAGAGCGAGCTCGCCGAGATCGGAGGCGATCCACCAGTTGGCCTCGCCGGCGGAGTCGACGAACGAATAGGGGCGAAGGTCGACCAGCGGCCTCACGACATCGCCGTCGACGTCGAGGAGGTCGAGCTCGAAGGCCCCGGCGAGGCCGAGGCGAGGCAGTGCGGCCTCGACGTCGTCGCGATCCTGCGGGTAGCCCAGCACGAACAGTCGCGCGAGCGTGTCGGACGCGCGTTCGCGCTCACCGGCCGGGGACCGCGACTCGAGCGCGCGCCGGGCCGCGATCCGCTCGCCGCGGAACAGGGCCGCGCCGCCCGCGGCACCCCAGGCTCCGGCGCCGGAGAGGTGGGACACCGTGAAAAGCGAGTGGTCGAGGTCGGAGCGGAGCGCGGCGATGAGGGAGGAGGACACGGGTCAATCCCATCACAGCGCGCAGGCCCCATCGGAGTTATCCACAGTCACGTCGGGTGCCCGCACGGCGAGCGACCGTCGGTCGTAGTCTCGTCGCATGCTCCTCGCACTGCTCCTGCGTTTCCTCCGCCCTCACCGGCGGCTGCTCGCCGGCGTGGTGGTCTTCCAGCTCGCGCAGTCGATCGCCTCGCTGTATTTGCCCACTCTCAACGCCGACATCATCGACGATGGCATCGCGAAGGGCGACACCGGCTACATCCTCCG is from Frondihabitans australicus and encodes:
- a CDS encoding DUF7059 domain-containing protein, which encodes MSSSLIAALRSDLDHSLFTVSHLSGAGAWGAAGGAALFRGERIAARRALESRSPAGERERASDTLARLFVLGYPQDRDDVEAALPRLGLAGAFELDLLDVDGDVVRPLVDLRPYSFVDSAGEANWWIASDLGELALQGPLREDHVLGIGGASTTLSGLMIPRRVDRVLDLGTGSGIQALHAARHAREVVATDISERALAFARLNAELNLIDGIDFRLGSLFEPVRGETFDHIVSNPPFVITPRVEGVPAYEYRDGGMVGDALVATVVAGCAEHLAPGGVAQLLGNWETGRDGRRGAYSVADWVRRGARPLDVWVVEREVQDAPTYAETWIRDGGTRPGSPDFERLYEAWLDDFEARGITEVGFGYITLRRPTSADAAAVERIERLTGALGGSEVGLGPHLADTLDALDRLRDLGDDQLAAQTLRVAGDVTEQRHYWPGNDDPTVIELRQGGGFARTVPSGTALSGLVGACDGELSVGAIVGALAELLEVDEADLRAELLPQVRELVTTGILRF